A DNA window from Sphingopyxis macrogoltabida contains the following coding sequences:
- a CDS encoding TrlF family AAA-like ATPase, producing MDITQALALDNGARFFRGDLHIHSVTGSHDVSDATATPEAIVATARSEGLHIIAIADHNEIGGVGPALEAAKGTGLLVVPAVELSTAHGHILCYFGTLDALTRFHAKLSLADRNTANSRCSNGVVDILDLVKQGGGFAILAHVDGGKGLETEIPGNPPHKKDIICHAALLGIELKRADSDISYSDLDPDGDRKTLGRQRIEALGLGKSQFLARLLNSDSHTLNALGRNAAGDRKVTRYKMQEVTFDALRLALQDSDARVRIEEDVPARIPMVRALAMHGGFLSDQGVHFSPNLNCIIGGRGTGKSTTFEAIRCLTGHSGAGDVVDSEVWPDLIDLVVNDQSGQTIKMQRRRDSNVEDPDDPEALLPHFAVECYAQSEAATISQNATADPAGLLSFLDRFIGVSADLKEERDVRQALLDSEAELKKATEYVALIPGVDRDLKYKKSQLAALEAQKGKEVIALIRKLEKEKEVRSSLRRDLDELLGLTSNEALRECIESIETSVDPADLTIGGDEYQAIATQASAFKSKVVAAETDLQDAAKALGTVMERELAAWRVKEATAKAEIDQKREALEQSGVRLDIVFINSLSTDEAKLTERLRKLKTWEPALERARKERAELVKKRWEIRQRIATKRSAYGVKASTTLKAVLTDLSVSLKFLHSAYSPSGCSVISEAMSWRTSRVPRAEVLIETLSLPVLVQAVLKKDKATIKGVKEKDGSTVFSDADAQSIIDNLSPPEVMYKLQAVEVSDKPQLIVAKAMAGRPQPMIRDFSRLSLGQKQSVLLALMLSAESNRPLIIDQPEDHLDSEFIYQTLVPVLRRAKERRQVIIVTHNANIAVLGDAEQIIVLKAQDDNGRIVSSGSIDHPDTRQYACDILEGSAEAFKRRAAIYGVA from the coding sequence ATGGATATCACTCAGGCTCTGGCCCTGGACAATGGCGCCCGATTCTTCCGCGGCGATCTTCATATCCACAGTGTTACGGGCTCGCATGATGTCAGCGATGCGACCGCCACGCCGGAAGCAATAGTCGCGACCGCGAGGTCGGAGGGCTTGCACATTATCGCGATTGCCGACCACAATGAAATCGGAGGTGTCGGGCCAGCACTGGAAGCTGCGAAAGGAACCGGCCTGCTCGTCGTTCCCGCCGTCGAGTTATCGACGGCTCACGGTCATATCCTTTGTTATTTTGGCACCTTGGACGCGCTAACGCGCTTTCACGCGAAGCTGTCGCTGGCGGATCGAAACACCGCAAACTCGCGATGCTCCAATGGCGTCGTCGATATTCTTGACCTTGTGAAACAAGGAGGGGGCTTTGCCATCCTCGCACATGTTGACGGCGGGAAAGGCCTCGAAACCGAGATTCCGGGAAATCCGCCCCACAAGAAGGACATAATTTGCCATGCGGCGCTGCTCGGAATCGAACTGAAGCGAGCCGATAGCGATATCTCCTATTCCGACCTTGATCCGGATGGTGATCGAAAGACGCTCGGCCGCCAACGGATAGAAGCCCTCGGCCTCGGAAAGTCGCAATTTCTGGCGCGTCTGCTCAATTCGGACTCGCACACGCTCAACGCTTTGGGCCGGAATGCGGCAGGCGACCGCAAGGTGACCCGATACAAGATGCAGGAAGTCACTTTCGACGCATTGCGGCTTGCGCTGCAAGACAGTGATGCTCGTGTGCGCATTGAGGAAGATGTGCCGGCACGAATACCCATGGTGCGGGCCTTGGCGATGCACGGCGGCTTTCTCAGCGATCAAGGCGTACATTTCAGTCCGAACCTGAACTGCATCATCGGGGGGCGGGGCACGGGAAAATCGACGACTTTCGAAGCCATTCGTTGTCTGACGGGCCATTCCGGCGCCGGCGATGTGGTGGACTCCGAGGTTTGGCCCGACCTCATCGACCTCGTCGTCAATGACCAGTCGGGACAGACGATAAAGATGCAACGCCGGCGCGATTCCAACGTCGAGGATCCTGATGACCCGGAAGCATTGCTGCCTCATTTCGCCGTTGAATGTTATGCCCAGAGCGAGGCCGCGACGATCAGTCAAAACGCCACCGCCGACCCTGCGGGATTGCTAAGCTTCCTCGATCGGTTCATCGGCGTTTCGGCCGACCTCAAGGAGGAACGGGATGTTCGGCAAGCGCTTCTCGATTCCGAAGCCGAACTCAAAAAGGCCACGGAATATGTCGCCCTCATTCCGGGGGTGGACCGCGATCTCAAATATAAGAAGTCCCAATTGGCGGCACTCGAAGCGCAAAAGGGCAAGGAGGTAATCGCCCTCATCCGCAAGCTCGAGAAGGAGAAGGAGGTTCGCTCTTCGCTTCGCCGCGACCTAGACGAGCTTCTAGGCCTAACCTCGAACGAGGCGCTGCGGGAGTGCATCGAGAGTATCGAGACGTCTGTCGACCCTGCCGACCTCACCATTGGCGGGGACGAGTATCAAGCGATCGCGACCCAGGCGTCGGCATTTAAATCGAAGGTCGTTGCTGCGGAAACAGATCTTCAGGACGCAGCCAAGGCACTGGGGACGGTCATGGAACGCGAATTGGCCGCGTGGCGGGTAAAGGAAGCGACAGCCAAGGCCGAAATCGATCAGAAGCGCGAAGCGCTTGAGCAAAGTGGCGTCCGCCTCGACATCGTCTTCATCAATAGCCTGTCCACCGACGAGGCCAAGCTGACCGAGCGCCTCCGGAAGCTGAAGACCTGGGAGCCCGCACTCGAGCGAGCGCGAAAGGAACGCGCTGAGCTCGTGAAGAAGCGCTGGGAAATTCGACAGCGGATTGCCACGAAGCGGAGCGCCTACGGCGTCAAGGCGAGCACCACTCTCAAGGCAGTCCTCACCGACCTGAGCGTGTCGCTGAAGTTTCTTCACAGCGCATATTCGCCGTCAGGCTGCTCCGTCATCAGCGAAGCGATGAGCTGGCGGACGTCCCGGGTTCCAAGAGCGGAAGTTCTGATCGAGACCTTGTCATTGCCGGTGTTGGTGCAAGCCGTGCTGAAGAAGGATAAGGCAACGATCAAGGGCGTTAAGGAAAAGGACGGATCAACGGTTTTTTCCGACGCCGATGCGCAATCCATCATCGACAACCTGTCTCCGCCGGAGGTGATGTACAAACTTCAAGCCGTTGAAGTCAGCGACAAGCCCCAGCTGATTGTCGCCAAGGCCATGGCAGGCAGGCCGCAGCCGATGATCCGGGATTTCAGCCGGCTTAGCCTCGGACAGAAGCAGTCCGTCCTGCTTGCGCTCATGCTTTCGGCGGAATCCAACCGGCCACTCATCATCGACCAGCCCGAAGATCATCTCGACAGCGAGTTCATTTATCAAACCCTTGTTCCTGTCCTCCGTCGCGCGAAAGAGCGTCGCCAGGTGATCATTGTAACTCACAATGCGAATATTGCGGTCTTGGGGGATGCTGAGCAAATCATCGTGCTCAAGGCGCAAGATGACAATGGCCGGATCGTATCGAGTGGCTCGATCGATCATCCGGACACGCGGCAATATGCCTGCGACATCCTCGAAGGATCGGCGGAAGCGTTCAAGCGGCGCGCCGCGATCTACGGGGTCGCTTAG
- a CDS encoding endonuclease/exonuclease/phosphatase family protein has product MLPHRLIASALLLLAAACSPATSAPANPSVPSKPLKLASWNLEFLAERNGEGCNPRDDTDYAAMRRIADGLDADVIAFQEAENETAAARVFDPAKFVVIMEARKGSPDGTCGGKFPAQTVIRQAVGFAIRKDIAFDRHADVTSLMRGNEQLRSGIDITLRPEGRTPIRLLGIHLKSGCFSGSEAKACPIFQDQIPALEAWIDAAAAEPDRFAVLGDWNRRLALPGDMIWTEIDDGDPVNADLTLADAGQPPACNPRYDSFIDHIVLDRRAAADRTGFSETLYVPGEKHYSDHCPIAVTLRR; this is encoded by the coding sequence ATGCTTCCCCACCGTCTCATCGCATCCGCCCTGCTCCTGCTGGCTGCTGCCTGCTCGCCCGCGACCTCCGCACCCGCAAACCCGTCTGTTCCATCGAAACCGCTCAAGCTCGCGAGCTGGAACCTCGAATTTCTGGCTGAGCGGAACGGCGAGGGCTGCAACCCCAGGGATGACACCGACTATGCCGCGATGCGCCGCATCGCCGATGGCCTCGACGCCGATGTGATCGCCTTTCAGGAGGCCGAGAATGAGACCGCCGCAGCGCGGGTCTTCGATCCCGCCAAATTTGTCGTGATCATGGAAGCGCGAAAGGGTTCGCCGGACGGCACCTGCGGCGGCAAGTTCCCGGCGCAGACGGTGATCCGCCAGGCGGTCGGCTTCGCCATCCGCAAGGATATCGCGTTCGACCGCCATGCCGATGTGACCTCGTTGATGCGCGGCAACGAACAGCTTCGTTCGGGCATCGACATCACGCTCCGCCCCGAGGGCCGCACACCGATCCGCCTTCTCGGCATCCACTTGAAGTCGGGCTGCTTCTCGGGGAGCGAGGCGAAGGCCTGCCCCATATTCCAGGATCAGATCCCGGCACTCGAAGCCTGGATCGACGCGGCCGCCGCCGAGCCCGATCGCTTCGCGGTGCTGGGAGACTGGAACCGCCGCCTCGCGCTTCCCGGCGATATGATATGGACCGAAATCGACGATGGCGATCCGGTCAACGCCGACCTGACGCTCGCCGACGCGGGCCAGCCGCCGGCCTGCAACCCGCGCTATGACAGTTTCATCGATCATATCGTGCTCGACCGGCGCGCCGCCGCCGACCGGACCGGATTCAGCGAAACGCTCTATGTGCCCGGCGAGAAGCATTACTCGGACCACTGCCCGATCGCGGTCACGCTGCGGCGCTAA
- a CDS encoding MgtC/SapB family protein translates to MELFNPQLLWPIVGAVATGTIIGAEREYRASPAGLRTHILVALSCCLLMLAAVHQMAWLTETPKEVIRIDPVRMAHGILTGIGFLCGGVIFREGFNVRGLTTAASLWTTSTLGMLFGVGFYELAMFGAIATLLVLAAVSITERHAPQRRIAHIKASYRRDAAITRSQFSAHLAQNAMRTITVDHRVEGETREYHAIVDGYSEDRAETLDEAWTHDDSVIGFEIKPQPG, encoded by the coding sequence ATGGAGCTTTTCAACCCACAGCTTTTGTGGCCGATCGTCGGTGCGGTCGCGACTGGCACGATCATCGGAGCCGAACGCGAATATCGGGCGAGCCCCGCTGGCCTTCGCACCCATATTCTGGTTGCCCTGTCCTGCTGCCTGCTGATGCTCGCCGCGGTACACCAGATGGCCTGGCTCACCGAAACACCCAAGGAGGTCATTCGTATCGATCCAGTGCGCATGGCGCACGGGATCCTCACGGGTATCGGGTTTCTATGCGGCGGCGTAATCTTTCGCGAAGGGTTCAATGTGCGCGGGCTGACGACTGCAGCATCGCTCTGGACGACATCGACCTTGGGCATGCTCTTCGGGGTCGGCTTTTACGAGCTCGCCATGTTCGGCGCTATTGCAACGCTGCTCGTTCTTGCTGCGGTCTCCATTACGGAAAGACATGCACCACAACGCCGCATCGCGCATATAAAAGCCAGTTATCGCCGGGACGCCGCCATCACCCGCAGTCAGTTCAGCGCGCATCTCGCCCAGAACGCAATGCGCACGATTACCGTTGATCACCGCGTGGAAGGAGAGACGCGCGAATACCACGCGATCGTCGATGGCTATAGCGAGGACAGAGCGGAAACACTCGACGAAGCATGGACCCATGATGACAGCGTCATCGGTTTCGAGATCAAGCCTCAACCGGGATGA